DNA from Chelonia mydas isolate rCheMyd1 chromosome 3, rCheMyd1.pri.v2, whole genome shotgun sequence:
TCAAAGTATACCAGCCCACAATGGGACAGGCAGAGAGGTGCACCAATCCCCGGAAGCCCCTGCCTTGTCAGGGAAGTGAGGGCATTGCAGGGTTTCAGGTTTATTGTCTTGACTTCAGATCAAATGTGCTCCAGccaaaatatgtttttgtttttctagttCCAAAGCCTGCAAATTCAGCCTCAAGCTTGAGGCtaaagctgggttctttcctttcCAAATATCAGGTCCAGGAGTTTTGCAGGCCTGGGGATACCCATGCAACCCTATAATCTTCAAGGGGGTTCACAGCTGTAACTGATTGAAGCCAACTAACCCATTCTGTTGACAATACAGATCCTgtgacttaagctcctaaatcacttaggcctaATGGGAGTTAGTCTCCTAACTTTGCGGATCTGGACATTAGCCATCTTGGCAAATGTTACCTATAATCACATTTCAGAGCACAACTGCTCTGTAATATGTCAGTCACCCCGAGAGCAGAGAACATGGCCAAACTGACTCACCAACTCAACTTGAACACCCCGCAGTTTGGAGGTAACCAAGCTACGCAGATGTTTCCTACATGAGCTGTGACATTAAGCCTTTCCCCGCTCCTGGAATGGCATCCCAATGAAAGTACTAGCCTCTCTGGAACTAGCCTCAGTGGaacagatcaatggtccatctactccTATATCCTCTCCCCATGACTGGCCAGTACTGGACATTCCAGAGAAAGACATAGGCCCCTTCTGCAATAATGTGCCTACTTGTATGCAAGTCTACAGTGTACAGGGGCTGCAAATGTCTCCTTACTTCAGGTGCTCACCCAACCCCCTGAAGCAAGAGGGGTGATAGCCCCTGTACTTTTTGTACTCTCCTTGGCCAAAAGCCTGAGCTGTTTGTTCAGTTTTCATGGAGTCTTTAGTCAAGAAGTTAGTAGGACTCCACtcccatagaaatgtagggctggaagggacctcaagtccAAACCCCAGCACcaaggcaggaccaaggaaacgTAGACCTCCCTGACAGGCATTTATCCAACCTGTTCCGAAAAACCTCCAGCGATGGGGACACATGAATAATTCCTGCTCTGAGTCAGggctgcagaatttggctctgagtAAGGACCTGTGGCGACTTATTCATATCAATATCTAATGAGGTTTATTGGTTTTTAAATCTCAGTACTCAAAGCAAATTCCACAAGTCCACTCAACACTGTGGAAAAGGCACCAGGCGCGTTCCAGAGCATTAGAGGATGTGTTTTGCCTTCCAGCTGCTGTGTCATTCAGCAGTGGAATTAACCTTAGAAGTAGAGAGCTTTCCAGTACTTCACTGCTGTATAGGTTAAGACTCACAGCCCTACTGCCCTGGCTGACGCACGCTAGACTTTCCCTCTGGCGTCCCCTTAATCTGACTCTCTTGAGCAACACCACAACATTAGGAGAAAGTATTTCTAAAAGGCTTACAATAACGGCACTTAGGAGTCCTAAGGGTCTTTGCCTTGTACAGACTGATGggtttcctccccccaccccgccctgtaaATTTTCTCCCAGTACCTGTGGCACTTCCTCTGGTGGCTTCTTCTTTACATCCACTGGCTGGAAGTCAGTGATGCCAAACTTCTCGTAATAGAACTGTCTTGTGAACTCATCACAGTCGTAGATGAAGAAGCTGCGCCCCAGGAGGGTGACGGGCTTGCCAACGGCGAAATCTTTGGCAGTGTACCACTCCAGCACCTCCTGATTGGAGATCTCCAGCACGCAGCGggggaaggtttctggggaagatCAGGGGTAGAAAAGGCAGCTCAGTGAGCTAGATGTCGTCTTTATTACTGCATACAAAGCAAGAGATGAGAAAAGCCTGTCTGTATGTGAAAGGTATAAACAGCTTCAGGGGGCCAGTGGTGGAATGCCTGAGATGTCGCACTTGCTTTGGCAAAGCGGCAGCAAAAGGTTAAATGTTTTAAAACCGACAGAGATTGTTTCTGTTGGAAAGAAATTGTAAACTCAGGAAAGGTTCCTGGGATTAATTACATAGACAGTATATTTATAATATGAGACACGCACGCCCTGCATGCATCCACCCATCTatgctcatgcacacacacaattcctgCTAACAGAAAACAGGTAAAACCCCAAGCACAGACTCTTACTCATCTTGTCCACAAAGCTTTTGGGCAAGTGCTGGCGTCTGATCAGCACTGGGAAAGGGTCTCTGCCATCGTTGCGCTCATGGAGTTCCCGAACCTCCACCGTGTCGTCCGCCAGGTAGTAATGGATGATGAAAGGCCGGTTCTCGCCAAACATGTTCTCGGTGTCGTCCCATATGGCGTAGAAGCGAAGGACCTGCAGGTGTTGGAGAGCAAAGCAAGGGCCATGAACCCAACATGACACTAAAACATGCCCTGTCTGGATTAGGCCAGTGCAATTTGGGGGCTGTGTATGCAGAAGGATCCTGCCCTGAGCACAGGGGTGCCAGTCTGCCTGTGTTAAGCACTGGTGAGACTGGCCTTGAAATCCTGCACTCATTTCTGGGCTCTGGTCAGCAAGTCATTGAGGGAGGCAGTTCagagaagagaagcagaaatGGTTCAGCAGCAGGAGGTTTTGACTAAGAGAACCAAACAGAACTAGCTAggctaggcagcagctgaggGGAGAGAAGACCCAACCACAAATATCTGAAACACTATGGAGGGACTGAAATTATTCAGGTAGTTCAAAAGAAATTTGATCAAAGGAAATATTGGGAAAAATGCCCTAACACTGCGATGTATCAGTCCCTAAGGGCAGCACTGGGACATTGATATCTAGGCTCGACAAAGTACTAGAGAATAACAAAAAATGCCCTAGCGCTGAGATGTATCAGTCCCCAAGGGCAGCGCTGGGACATTGATAACTAGGCTGGACAAAGTACTAGAGAATAACAATCTAGTACTGGTACAATGAGGTGGACTAGCTGATCCAACAGGGCTCGAACTGCGACCACTTCATAACAGAACTTCCTTCCACCCCAGATCACAGGGAGACACAGGTGGCAGGCATCTTGCTCTCAACCATCAGGCTGCCTAAACACCATAGCTACTCTCAGGTGGGGCTGTGGTTTATTTGCCCCAGAGGTCAAAATAATCACACAGCGATGGATGTTTGCAATGCACCATCATTACCCACTGAGGTAGCAGCTAGCTGCAGAGCTGGGTTATAATGTGCCTTTCATGACAGATGTGAAATCAGGAGTCTTCAGATGCCAAACAGTCACTGCCCCTGATGCACTCAGGCAAGTGGCTGGTTACCCTACCTGGACATAAGGCTTTCTGgagcaagaaagagagagaggaggatcTAGAGTGTGGGCTGAGCTGTTCTGAAGGAGGAACTCTAGAAGCAGCCAAGCCTGGGGGAAAGGTAAGAGCTGAACTTCGTATTCTCTttttaacccaggaacctatccttgcaacaaagcccgttgccaactgtgtccacatatctattcaggggacaccatcacagggcctaatcacatcagccacactatcagaggctcattcacctgcacatctaccaatgtgatatatgccatcatgtgccagcaatgcccctctgccatgtacattggccaaactggacagtctctacataaaagaataaatggacacaaatcagacgtcaagaattataacattcaaaaaccagtcggaggacacttcaatctctttggtcactcgattacagacctaaaagtggcaattcttcaacaaaaaaacggACACACAGAGAACAACCTAACCCAAGGAAAGGCACCTGTGCCCCACTCACCTGCTTGTCAAAGGTCAGAAACTGTTTGAGCTGGTCGAAGTTCGATGGTGTGATGTACATGCGCATGGGCATCTTCCGGAGCTCCGTGTACGGGTCGAAAATCATTTTCTCAGGAAGGTTCAGCTCAATTCCTTGGCTCTCCAGAAATACCTGGGGAAGTGTCTGGGCCATTAATGCTGCGATGGGTTCTTAAGGTCAGGAGGCAAGGAAAGCTCTGGGCTGGGTTTGGGAGGGTATCAGCAAGAGCCTGTAAGCTCACTGTTAGCAGTTGCACCTAGAGGCCGCAATCCCAatatgctaggtgctgcacaataATCATAGACTCatcgactttaaggtcagaagggatcattgtgatcatatCATCATAATTAATAAAGGTTTTTAACTGTCAGTTGCCTCTTTGTTTCCACGGACCTTTCAGACCTCTCTGCAAGCCAGATCTTGAAGTCCTGCCTCAGGTTAGACTCGGGCAAACCTCCCATTGGCTCCACTGCTGGGAGTTTTGCCGGAGTAAAGACTGAAGAAGGACTTCAGGTCTTGCCCCTTTATGTTTCTATTACAAATCAAGAGGGCACGTCTCTCTTTTTTGGTTTAATTTGCGATGCTCCTGGAAGGCGCCAGCTCTGGAAAGCAGAGCCCTATTTCTATACTCACGGCACTCACCCGAGAgagccactgaagccagtgggactgcTCGCCTGCCTAAGTCACCAAGATTTGGCCCAGAAAACATGCAGCTTGGGAAGCAGCAGCACAAGCTTCCCCATCAGGGAACTGACCCCTGAGTTGGAGAGATTACCACAAGGCCTTAGAAGGAAGGGTCAGGCTGCATGGCTTAGTAGTTCTGGCCCTGAGGATGCCAATTTATGCTAAATGTAGTTGCAGGTTTGAAATGGGAACTGGACGGCATcatcaattcatttcacataagccaccaAACGACTCTAGAGTAACATCAGGGACTGGATCTACAGCTGGGGTAAACAGGCAAAACTCCACGGACTTCAATGGTCATTCAGTTCCAGTTTGCACCAGCTCTATAAAAGAGACCAGTCTACATCACGGGTTCTCAATGTGTTGGCACAACCCTGCGGGGTGGGAGTGTCAGAAATGGGTGTCAGGGGGTCATGAGTGATCACCTCACCTGCCCCATGGTCTTATGTGGGGTGGGGCCCCAGTATGGAAGAGGCTGAGAATCCCTAATCTTACTTTTGTGTGCTGGGATTAGtgggctgggaacagagcaggGATTCTAGTGAGCTTTGCCCATCGCTAACTCCTAGGATTCTCTTAGTCGACTAGTTCCCTGCATCCCTGATGCACCTGTGTGAACGGGTCACAGTCGACTATGCGGAAAGTCTTGCCATAGATGGTGATGTTCATGCCCCGATTCAGGTCTTTCCAGTGGTAATGGTCCCCGCGGTCATTCTTGGGAATCCGCTGGCGTTTGATGAGCTTGCCCTGAGGAATACCAGAGTTCTCCACGATGGGCTCCATGACGGACATGCTGTCATCCTCCAAGTAGTAATAAATACCCACTTGACGGATCCGGAAATGCtcttctgtggatatgggaacaTCTTCCTGGAAATAGGCATCAAACTTTAACACCTGTAACGTGGGGAAGGACCCCGGAAGGAGAGAAGGAACTCACATTAGTGACGGCATTAATCAAAGATCTTGTTAACGTTTGCCATCTGCTTTGACAACATGGGTCACTGGGATTAGTACTTATCATGCCATCGAGGGCCCCAGAGTCTGACCACAGACTGACTGCAATAGCCTCAGGGGAGCTCTCATTGCTGGTGGTTTTTCTAGAGCCCAATACTTTGTAAATTTTTCCCTTGTCTGAGGCACCCAGGGACCGAGTGTAAGTGGCTCGAATAAACATAGCTCCTGCCCCCACGAAGGATCTCCAAGCCCTTTACAGCCAGGGGCCCCGGCTGGCACATTGCTGAGCTCTCCAGTTCCCATTGGCGTAGCTTACTGACATACACGAGCTTCTTTAATATGCTCATCCCCTCAGAGTCAGTGTGGCTGCCGAGCTCCCAATAGGGGAAGCCATTCCCTCGTTCTCTGGCTCCACTACTGATGAGGTTTCCTGTGCTCTACTGGATTTGAGAATCTGCCTCACTCTCCTGCAGTTGCATTTGCCCTGCAGGCTGACAGCAAGAGCCAGATTGTGCGTGGGGAGGTGGTGGCGAGGGAGGGTCAGGGCACAAGGTGACTGCCCTGTCTTGGGCACCCTGCGCAAGTGCAGCCACAATCACAGTTCCTGTGCTTGGGCAAAGCACAAGGAACGTTTCCTCCGTGAGACTCCAGGTTGCAAGGGGTGTAGAGTAGCTAGGGCCATGGATCTGCCTGCCTCTCCACACCAGCCCACAGAGCTGCCCAGGCATGCTGTGGGGAGCAGATGGTGCCACCCTAAAAGCTGGCACAGCCTACGCATTCCCCGTTGCGCTCTCCGAGCTCAGAGAGGGATTGCAACTTGCTGGGGCATGATCCCTCCCAAGCTGTGCAAGGGGTGGTGCTGCAAGTTCCTTAAGGACACAGTCTGGCCCGAAGCAGATACGCTGACGACGACTAATGCAAGAAGTCTATATGGGGCAGTACAGGCTTTAGGACGCTGTGGTGATGAGCACGGTATAAACTCCCAGATGACAGCTCGACAAACAGGAGATGCCCCCTTTGCATGGGACCTTTAGGTTCCCGGCTCTGTTGCAGTTCCAGCATAATTTTGCAAGGAGAACATGAGAGGGTGGGACTTACCAGGAGATGGTTGTAAAGTGAAGCATCTAGAGTTCATCCGAGTTCTCTTTTAAACTACTGGATATGTCCTTGAGTAGCTCGTGGGGAATGCTTTATAATGTTTACTTACTGTAATCCTCTTCGCAAGCAAAGAAAGCCTCTTTCAATCCAGACATCAGTTGTCTATGACTAAGGACTACGGCAGCTGGAAAATACATTCTATACTGTCTGTGTCCCCGCACCCTGGCGTTCAcagctcacagccctgggtttggCTAGCAATGCTCCTGAACTAAGGCTTTCTGTACCTTTTTGTCGAAAGCCACATGTGCTGGAATGAAGTCGGAAGGTGGGGCCTGCTTGGCTTGCCCGTAGGTCAGCGTGGGTCTCTTGTTGGACAGTTCATCTAATTCAGCCTGGGACAGCTGGTTCACGAAGAGTCGCTCCCTGCCTATCCCCATCGTCGGTAGCCGCGAACAGGCAAAGCCATTCCTATAACCCAGTGTCTGGGAGCGATGGAAAGCCGATTTCTAAGGAAAGCAATTCAACCATTAAATACAATCTGGCACCAGCTAGATCTTGATACACAAAGCAAATTCTTTCACCAAAAAACAGCTCAAGGTGTCAAATATCCTGAAAAACGGCAGCGCATTTTATTGTAATTTCTTGCAACAATTATTAGTTTAACCTTTCCTGGTCCCACTTAGCCAAAGGAGGTTGCAGAGAGGA
Protein-coding regions in this window:
- the EFHC1 gene encoding EF-hand domain-containing protein 1 isoform X1, which produces MSAHPVQGLPLLPGSAFSDPTKSAFHRSQTLGYRNGFACSRLPTMGIGRERLFVNQLSQAELDELSNKRPTLTYGQAKQAPPSDFIPAHVAFDKKVLKFDAYFQEDVPISTEEHFRIRQVGIYYYLEDDSMSVMEPIVENSGIPQGKLIKRQRIPKNDRGDHYHWKDLNRGMNITIYGKTFRIVDCDPFTQVFLESQGIELNLPEKMIFDPYTELRKMPMRMYITPSNFDQLKQFLTFDKQVLRFYAIWDDTENMFGENRPFIIHYYLADDTVEVRELHERNDGRDPFPVLIRRQHLPKSFVDKMKTFPRCVLEISNQEVLEWYTAKDFAVGKPVTLLGRSFFIYDCDEFTRQFYYEKFGITDFQPVDVKKKPPEEVPQIIPPYNGYGFLEDSLQNCFSLLPHPPRKNFIKMLENDHKVLRYQVALESPNPEERKRRFILSYFLSTDMISIYEPPVRNSGIIGGKYLGKTKVPKPGSTTDNPVYYEPADLTIGATVEVFGHRFIITDADEYVLNYMESNVESFPAATLQSLRDHFAPRRRAAQAAESQLAAGTGRQELEELVKQVQEQLKHHNYLSNSSMREAFLHHDKDGSGFLEKAEFFALCNRFNLPVSDALVNKLISLCSHGENKINYHDFIRAFSC
- the EFHC1 gene encoding EF-hand domain-containing protein 1 isoform X3, which codes for MSAHPVQGLPLLPGSAFSDPTKSAFHRSQTLGYRNGFACSRLPTMGIGRERLFVNQLSQAELDELSNKRPTLTYGQAKQAPPSDFIPAHVAFDKKVLKFDAYFQEDVPISTEEHFRIRQVGIYYYLEDDSMSVMEPIVENSGIPQGKLIKRQRIPKNDRGDHYHWKDLNRGMNITIYGKTFRIVDCDPFTQVFLESQGIELNLPEKMIFDPYTELRKMPMRMYITPSNFDQLKQFLTFDKQVLRFYAIWDDTENMFGENRPFIIHYYLADDTVEVRELHERNDGRDPFPVLIRRQHLPKSFVDKMKTFPRCVLEISNQEVLEWYTAKDFAVGKPVTLLGRSFFIYDCDEFTRQFYYEKFGITDFQPVDVKKKPPEEVPQIIPPYNGYGFLEDSLQNCFSLLPHPPRKNFIKMLENDHKVLRYQVALESPNPEERKRRFILSYFLSTDMISIYEPPVRNSGIIGGKYLGKTKVPKPGSTTDNPVYYEPADLTIGATVEVFGHRFIITDADEYVLNYMESNVESFPAATLQSLRDHFAPRRRAAQAAES
- the EFHC1 gene encoding EF-hand domain-containing protein 1 isoform X2, encoding MKSAFHRSQTLGYRNGFACSRLPTMGIGRERLFVNQLSQAELDELSNKRPTLTYGQAKQAPPSDFIPAHVAFDKKVLKFDAYFQEDVPISTEEHFRIRQVGIYYYLEDDSMSVMEPIVENSGIPQGKLIKRQRIPKNDRGDHYHWKDLNRGMNITIYGKTFRIVDCDPFTQVFLESQGIELNLPEKMIFDPYTELRKMPMRMYITPSNFDQLKQFLTFDKQVLRFYAIWDDTENMFGENRPFIIHYYLADDTVEVRELHERNDGRDPFPVLIRRQHLPKSFVDKMKTFPRCVLEISNQEVLEWYTAKDFAVGKPVTLLGRSFFIYDCDEFTRQFYYEKFGITDFQPVDVKKKPPEEVPQIIPPYNGYGFLEDSLQNCFSLLPHPPRKNFIKMLENDHKVLRYQVALESPNPEERKRRFILSYFLSTDMISIYEPPVRNSGIIGGKYLGKTKVPKPGSTTDNPVYYEPADLTIGATVEVFGHRFIITDADEYVLNYMESNVESFPAATLQSLRDHFAPRRRAAQAAESQLAAGTGRQELEELVKQVQEQLKHHNYLSNSSMREAFLHHDKDGSGFLEKAEFFALCNRFNLPVSDALVNKLISLCSHGENKINYHDFIRAFSC